In a single window of the Heterodontus francisci isolate sHetFra1 chromosome 35, sHetFra1.hap1, whole genome shotgun sequence genome:
- the LOC137350498 gene encoding growth arrest-specific protein 1-like, whose translation MLRAVRLSCYSLAILACLSSVAGAQPVCWQALLRCQEEKDCKWAYSQYSAACEPFLQGLRRQCPSHCIGALVKLNQTQNGPDLENCDCDQDVQCRRAKRAIEPCMPRRYRGQSPDAADLGCTEARQRCEEESVCHGAMKDYLSNCGQLFNGRKCTPVCKSTIQYLLSIPNGILLNTCICDGVERPFCEVVKENMEKFCFINGHSLFTATPDSEENYEYDDYEINKTDLRPETAGELDKPLNVCTALGAHTWCYLLLLLLGLWFP comes from the coding sequence ATGCTCCGGGCCGTCAGACTGAGCTGCTACTCCCTGGCGATTTTGGCTTGTCTCAGCTCGGTGGCCGGGGCTCAGCCCGTGTGCTGGCAGGCTCTGCTGCGCTGTCAGGAGGAGAAGGATTGCAAGTGGGCTTACAGCCAGTACAGTGCAGCCTGCGAGCCCTTCCTGCAGGGGCTGAGAAGGCAGTGCCCCAGCCACTGCATCGGCGCCCTGGTCAAGCTCAACCAGACCCAGAACGGGCCGGACCTGGAGAACTGTGACTGCGACCAGGACGTGCAATGCAGGCGGGCCAAGCGGGCCATCGAGCCCTGCATGCCCAGGAGGTACCGGGGGCAGTCGCCGGACGCGGCCGACCTGGGCTGCACCGAAGCCCGCCAGCGCTGCGAGGAGGAGTCGGTGTGTCACGGCGCAATGAAGGACTATCTGTCCAACTGCGGGCAGCTGTTCAACGGCAGGAAATGCACTCCCGTGTGCAAGAGCACCATCCAGTACCTGCTCTCCATCCCCAATGGAATCCTACTCAACACATgcatctgtgatggggtggaaagaCCCTTCTGTGAGGTGGTTAAGGAGAACATGGAGAAATTCTGCTTTATCAATGGCCACTCGCTATTTACAGCAACCCCGGACTCCGAGGAGAATTATGAATATGACGATTATGAAATTAACAAAACGGATTTAAGGCCAGAAACTGCAGGCGAATTGGACAAGCCACTGAATGTCTGCACAGCACTGGGAGCACACACGTGGTGttatctcctcctgctcctcctgggcTTGTGGTTTCCCTAA